A part of Aegilops tauschii subsp. strangulata cultivar AL8/78 chromosome 2, Aet v6.0, whole genome shotgun sequence genomic DNA contains:
- the LOC109757065 gene encoding probable aquaporin PIP2-6: MAKEVSEEPEHAAPAHKDYSDPPPAPLFDMGELRMWSFYRAIIAEFVATLLFLYITVATVIGYKVQSAADPCGGVGVLGIAWAFGGMIFVLVYCTAGISGGHINPAVTFGLLLARKVSLLRAVMYIVAQCAGGIVGAGIVKGIMKDAYQANGGGANMVASGFSRGTALGAEIVGTFVLVYTVFSATDPKRSARDSHVPVLAPLPIGFAVFMVHLATIPITGTGINPARSLGAAVIYNKKAAWDNHWIFWVGPFVGALAAAAYHQYILRAAAIKALGSFRSSRSN; the protein is encoded by the exons ATGGCCAAGGAGGTGAGCGAGGAGCCGGAGCACGCCGCGCCGGCGCACAAGGACTACTCCgacccgccgccggcgccgctcTTCGACATGGGGGAGCTCCGGATGTGGTCCTTCTACCGGGCCATCATCGCCGAGTTCGTCGCCACGCTGCTCTTCCTCTACATCACCGTCGCCACCGTCATCGGCTACAAGGTGCAGTCGGCGGCCGACCCgtgcggcggcgtcggcgtgcTCGGCATCGCCTGGGCCTTCGGCGGCATGATCTTCGTCCTCGTCTACTGCACCGCCGGCATCTCGGGCGGCCACATCAACCCGGCCGTCACCTTCGGGCTCCTCCTGGCGCGCAAGGTGTCGCTGCTACGCGCGGTGATGTACATCGTGGCGCAGTGCGCGGGCGGCATCGTGGGCGCCGGCATCGTCAAGGGCATCATGAAGGACGCGTACCAGGCCAACGGCGGCGGCGCCAACATGGTGGCCTCCGGCTTCTCCCGCGGCACCGCGCTGGGGGCGGAGATCGTCGGCACCTTCGTGCTCGTCTACACCGTCTTCTCCGCCACCGACCCCAAGCGCAGCGCCCGCGACTCGCACGTCCCCGTGCTGGCGCCGCTCCCCATCGGGTTCGCGGTCTTCATGGTGCACCTCGCCACCATCCCCATCACCGGCACCGGCATCAACCCCGCCAGGAGCCTCGGCGCCGCCGTCATCTACAACAAGAAGGCCGCATGGGACAACCAC tggatCTTCTGGGTCGGCCCGTTCGTGGgagcgctggcggcggcggcgtaccaCCAGTACATCCTCCGGGCGGCGGCCATCAAGGCGCTCGGCTCCTTCCGGAGCAGCCGGAGCAACTGA